In Thermodesulfobacteriota bacterium, the genomic window GCAACCCCCGAGCCTTCGTCCTCCTGGGGGCGGTGCACCGGTGGGGCGTGGACCGAAACGCGGTCTACGCGTCCGGCCCGTGGGAGACCCCTCTCGGGCCCGTGGAGGTAGACGAGCCCCTGGCCCGGGAGCTCCTGCGCAGGCTGCCGGGCGACTTGGCGGAAGACCCCGAGGCCCACCAGGGAGAGCACTCCCTGGAGGTCCAGGTGCCCTTCATCCGCCACTTCTTCCCCGGAGCAAGGATCGTCCCCATCGCGGTGCCCCCCGGCCCCGGGACGGTCGCCCTCGGCGAGGGCCTCGGGCGCGCCCTCGCCGGCCGAAACGACGTGGTGTTCATCGGGAGCACCGATCTCACCCACTATGGGGCGCCCTACGGTTTTGCCCCTGCCGGCGCGGGCCCCGCCGCCCAGGAGTGGATGCGTGAGAACGACCGGCGCATGCTCGAGCTGGTCACCGGCCTGAAGCCCGAGGCGATCGCCGCCGAGGCCCGCACCCACCACAACGCCTGCGGCTACGGCGCCCTGGCCGCCGCGGTCGCCGCCGCCCGAACCCGGGGCGCCCCCCGGGGCGTTCTCCTGGAATACACCACCAGCCACGACGTGGCCGGCGAACGCCGCTTCGAGATGGCGGTGGGGTACGCGGGAGTGGTGTTCTAGCCGAGCGGGACGGGCCAAACCGCCTGCCCTACGCCCCCCGCCCCGCCAGCCGCGCCAGGCGTTCCTGCAAGCGGGCCATGTGGGTGCCTTCCCAGTAGGTGCGGTCGCAGCGGTCGCAGGAGAGGAAGCGCTCCTGGGCGTGGGCGACGTGGTCCGGGAGGGCGGCTCGGGCTGCTTCCCGCGACACGGCGCGGAGGATGCCGTTGCAGGCCAGACAGCGGGTGAAGGGGGCGGGGGCGGGCCGGTCTGCGATGGCGCGCAGCACCTCCCGGGTCTGCTCCTGGGGCGCCGGTGCCTCCACGGCCACGTGGGGCAGGGGGCCGGCCCGGCGGGCGAGCTCCCGGTCCCGGGTGACGAGGACTCGTCCCTCCCGCTGGCACCGCCCGAGCAGGGCGGCGTCCGGGGCGCTGCCGGCGTACTCGGCGTCGTAGCCCAGGAGGCGCAGGTCCCGGGCTACGCTTCCGAGCATGGCGTCCACCAGGAAGCGCGGCGCGGCCTCGTTCACGAGGGCCTCCTACCGGGGTAAGGTGAAACCACCCCTCTCACGCAATCCGCACACGGACGGGTTTCTTTGCTGTGTGAAAGTAGAGTGGAGGTGTTCCCGCCTCCCGTTGCGCCGTTGCGTGAGAGAGCTCTCTTGGAAAACCCCTATCACGCAACGCCGCAACGGCGCAACGAAGAGCGTCTTGGGCGAAAACCAGGCACGAAATGTCCTCACGCTTCCGAGCCCGGCAGCGTGAAGGGGAAAATCGGGCGCGGCGGTTGAACCGCCGGGGCCGGCTTGGGTAAGATACCGTTCTTCCAGTGTATCCCGAACCCCTGCCCGAGCTGAGCGCGATGGCGGTACTCGAGATCCTCCAGTTTCCCCACCCGGTGCTGCGCGAGCGCGCGCAGGAGATCCGGCGGATCGACGAGGAGGTCCACCGGCTGGCCCGGTCCATGATCGAGACCATGCACCGGGCGCCGGGCATCGGGCTGGCCGCCAACCAGGTGGGGGTGCCCTCGCGCCTCATCGTGGTGGATCTGTCGGCGGGGGAGAAGCCCGGCGAAGCCCTGGTGCTCGTCAACCCCGAGATTCTGTGCAAGGAGGGGTCGCTGCAGCTGGAGGAGGGGTGCCTCTCGGTGCCGGAACTGAGGGAGAACGTGACCCGATGCCAGAGGGTGGTGGTCCGGGGGCTCGACCTGGAGGGGCGGCGGGTGGAGATCGAGGGGGAGGATCTCCTGGCGGTGGCGCTCCAGCACGAGATCGACCACCTGGACGGCGTGCTCTTCCTCGATCACCTGAGCCAGCTCAAGCGAAGCCGTTACGTGGCCCGCCAGAGAAAGGCGGCGGCCGTGGCCCGCCCGGCCCCCTGATCCCGTGGCGCCGAGCGGCCCCCTGATCTTTCTCGGGACGTCCTCGTTTGCCGTGCCCAGCCTCGAGGCCCTGGCGGCGGCCGGCGAGGACGTGCGCCTGGTCGTCACCCAGCCCGACCGCCCCCGGGGGCGGGGGCAGCACACCGAAGCGACCCCGGTAAGGGCCGCCGCCGAGCGCCTGGGACTTCCCCTCTTCCAACCGGCCCGGGTCAACGACCACGAGGCCGTGGCGGAGCTCGCCCGCCTGGCGCCGGAGGTCCTCGTGGTGGTGGCCTACGGCCAGCTGCTGCGGGCAGCGCTGCTGGCGTTGCCCCGCCGGGGCGCCGTGAATCTGCACCCGAGCCTGCTCCCGCGCCACCGGGGGCCGTCGCCGGTGGCCTGGACGATCCTCTCGGGGGACGCCGAGGCGGGCAACTCCACCATGCTCTTGGACGAAGGCATGGACACGGGGCCCGTGCTCCTGCAAGAGTCCGTGCCCGTCGGGCCCGAGGCGACCCGGGGCGAGCTGGAGGAGGTTCTGGCCCGCACGGGAGGCGGCCTCCTCGTCCGCACCCTTCGCGGGCTGCGGGACGGCACGGTCTACCCGGTGCCCCAGGACGAGGCCCGAGCCACCGCAAGCCGCCTGCTCACCCGGGAGCTTCGGATCCTCTCCTGGGAACGCCCCGCCGAAGAGGTCCGCCGGGTGGTCCACGCCCTCTCGCCCCAGCCCGGGGCCCTGGCGGCGGTGGGGGGCAGGCTGGTCAAGGTGCTCCGGGTGCGGGAGGCGGCGGCCGCGGGCCCCCCGGGCCGGGTGCTCGAGCTGCGGCGCGAAGGGCCGGTGGTCGCGTGCGGCGGGGGCGCCGTGGTCTGGCTGGAGGTGCAGCCCGAGGGGAAGCGGGCCATGAGCGGCGCAGACTTT contains:
- the amrB gene encoding AmmeMemoRadiSam system protein B, with protein sequence MSTRRPQAAGFYRSECTPERIQAYVEGFVPPSEPARPVAGVVPHAGWQYSGALAAKVFRTLQERGNPRAFVLLGAVHRWGVDRNAVYASGPWETPLGPVEVDEPLARELLRRLPGDLAEDPEAHQGEHSLEVQVPFIRHFFPGARIVPIAVPPGPGTVALGEGLGRALAGRNDVVFIGSTDLTHYGAPYGFAPAGAGPAAQEWMRENDRRMLELVTGLKPEAIAAEARTHHNACGYGALAAAVAAARTRGAPRGVLLEYTTSHDVAGERRFEMAVGYAGVVF
- a CDS encoding Mut7-C RNAse domain-containing protein, with the translated sequence MNEAAPRFLVDAMLGSVARDLRLLGYDAEYAGSAPDAALLGRCQREGRVLVTRDRELARRAGPLPHVAVEAPAPQEQTREVLRAIADRPAPAPFTRCLACNGILRAVSREAARAALPDHVAHAQERFLSCDRCDRTYWEGTHMARLQERLARLAGRGA
- the def gene encoding peptide deformylase, with the translated sequence MAVLEILQFPHPVLRERAQEIRRIDEEVHRLARSMIETMHRAPGIGLAANQVGVPSRLIVVDLSAGEKPGEALVLVNPEILCKEGSLQLEEGCLSVPELRENVTRCQRVVVRGLDLEGRRVEIEGEDLLAVALQHEIDHLDGVLFLDHLSQLKRSRYVARQRKAAAVARPAP
- the fmt gene encoding methionyl-tRNA formyltransferase; the protein is MAPSGPLIFLGTSSFAVPSLEALAAAGEDVRLVVTQPDRPRGRGQHTEATPVRAAAERLGLPLFQPARVNDHEAVAELARLAPEVLVVVAYGQLLRAALLALPRRGAVNLHPSLLPRHRGPSPVAWTILSGDAEAGNSTMLLDEGMDTGPVLLQESVPVGPEATRGELEEVLARTGGGLLVRTLRGLRDGTVYPVPQDEARATASRLLTRELRILSWERPAEEVRRVVHALSPQPGALAAVGGRLVKVLRVREAAAAGPPGRVLELRREGPVVACGGGAVVWLEVQPEGKRAMSGADFARGGGVAAGQHLEAPPHG